A genomic region of Candidatus Kapaibacterium sp. contains the following coding sequences:
- the metG gene encoding methionine--tRNA ligase produces the protein MKKRTLITSALPYANGHLHLGHAAGAYLPADIFARFMRLSGEEILYVCGSDEHGVAITISAEKEKVTPQQIVDKYHFANKEAFDKFGMTFDIYSRTSEPLHHETAREFFADFLKKGYLTEKEEEQFFDKVAGIFLPDRYVEGVCPNCGYDKARGDQCDSCGAYYNQTELKSPISIVSGKTPEVRKTTHWYFAFDKFQTFLEGFLQSHEHEWKENVVAQTRSWLKVGMAERAITRDLDWGVKIEGIEGISDEKAFGKRLYVWFDAVLGYISATKIWAHENKADWTKWWKNPDTDYIAFIGKDNIVFHTLIFPAYLHGYGDYILPHNVPANEFLNLEGQKFSKSRNWSIDLRDFLADFPSPIHVDVLRYSLAMNFPETRDSDFTWKDFQTRNNSELASIFGNFVNRTLQFLHKNYEGNVPELSGKYANLAQDWQKWAESDNADAYDLFASKYSENDANAVRALIEGIAKSDKNFRKYRFRDGITDIMNVARAANKYFNDEEPWKSGKSDTEKCAKTLFVCCQFVRTLGVLFAPITPNTSATILNLLSQNNYTGQSQNANPIATNLWKGASYPTLKAGSPILKPEILFTHIENDVVEAQMAKLGDKEAKNAEPEQELIDIDYFSKVKLVTAKIISAEKLPKSKKLLKLQIDTGTEKRQILAGVAEFYEADYLIGKIIVVVANLKPAKLMGEMSEGMMLAASKDGKLLFVTPEKEIGEGAEVR, from the coding sequence ATGAAGAAACGAACTCTTATTACGTCAGCCTTGCCTTATGCTAACGGACATTTACACTTGGGTCACGCTGCCGGAGCATACTTGCCCGCAGATATTTTTGCTCGCTTTATGCGATTGAGCGGTGAGGAAATCTTATATGTATGTGGCTCCGACGAGCACGGCGTAGCTATCACGATTTCTGCTGAAAAGGAGAAAGTTACTCCTCAGCAAATCGTTGATAAATATCACTTCGCAAACAAAGAAGCCTTCGACAAATTCGGCATGACTTTCGATATTTATTCCCGTACTTCTGAACCCCTGCATCACGAAACTGCCCGTGAATTTTTCGCTGATTTCCTGAAAAAGGGCTATCTGACTGAAAAAGAAGAGGAACAATTTTTTGACAAAGTTGCAGGAATTTTCCTTCCAGATAGGTACGTAGAAGGTGTTTGCCCGAATTGCGGCTATGACAAAGCTCGCGGCGACCAATGCGATAGCTGCGGCGCTTATTATAATCAGACTGAACTCAAATCTCCCATTTCAATCGTTTCGGGCAAAACCCCCGAAGTTCGCAAAACCACTCATTGGTATTTTGCTTTTGACAAATTTCAAACTTTCTTGGAGGGCTTTCTCCAATCACACGAACATGAATGGAAAGAAAATGTGGTTGCACAAACCCGTAGTTGGCTCAAAGTCGGTATGGCAGAGCGCGCTATAACAAGGGATTTGGATTGGGGCGTAAAAATTGAGGGCATAGAAGGAATTTCCGACGAAAAAGCTTTCGGCAAGCGGCTCTACGTTTGGTTTGATGCGGTGCTTGGCTATATTTCGGCTACAAAAATTTGGGCTCACGAGAATAAAGCGGATTGGACTAAATGGTGGAAAAATCCTGATACGGACTATATCGCATTCATCGGCAAGGACAATATCGTGTTTCATACATTGATTTTCCCGGCTTATTTGCACGGCTATGGTGATTACATTTTGCCGCATAACGTTCCCGCAAATGAATTTTTGAATCTCGAAGGACAGAAATTCTCCAAATCGAGGAATTGGTCTATTGATTTGCGCGATTTTCTCGCAGATTTCCCATCGCCAATTCATGTGGACGTGCTTCGTTACTCATTGGCGATGAATTTCCCCGAAACGAGAGATTCCGATTTCACATGGAAAGATTTCCAGACTCGAAACAATAGCGAATTAGCTTCCATATTCGGTAATTTCGTCAATCGTACACTTCAGTTTTTGCATAAAAATTACGAAGGAAATGTTCCCGAACTTTCCGGTAAATACGCCAATTTGGCTCAAGATTGGCAAAAATGGGCAGAGTCCGATAATGCTGATGCCTATGACTTGTTTGCGAGCAAATATTCCGAAAATGATGCCAACGCTGTCAGAGCTTTAATCGAAGGAATCGCCAAATCCGACAAAAATTTCAGAAAATATCGCTTCCGTGACGGTATCACCGATATTATGAACGTCGCAAGAGCTGCCAACAAATATTTCAATGACGAAGAGCCTTGGAAATCCGGCAAATCAGACACCGAAAAATGCGCCAAAACATTGTTCGTATGCTGCCAATTTGTTCGTACTCTCGGCGTGCTATTCGCACCGATTACGCCCAATACATCGGCTACAATATTGAATCTTCTTTCACAAAATAACTATACCGGGCAATCTCAAAATGCCAATCCAATTGCGACAAATCTATGGAAAGGAGCATCTTATCCAACTTTGAAAGCGGGTAGCCCAATACTCAAGCCGGAAATTTTGTTTACGCATATCGAAAATGATGTAGTTGAAGCACAAATGGCGAAGTTGGGCGATAAAGAAGCGAAAAATGCCGAGCCGGAGCAAGAATTGATTGATATAGATTATTTCTCGAAAGTCAAACTCGTAACTGCGAAAATCATAAGTGCAGAGAAATTGCCCAAATCGAAAAAATTGCTTAAATTGCAGATTGATACAGGCACGGAAAAACGTCAAATTCTGGCTGGAGTAGCCGAATTCTACGAAGCTGATTATCTTATTGGGAAAATCATAGTCGTGGTAGCAAATCTTAAGCCTGCAAAATTAATGGGCGAAATGTCCGAAGGAATGATGTTGGCTGCGTCTAAAGACGGGAAATTGCTGTTCGTAACGCCGGAAAAAGAGATTGGTGAAGGTGCCGAGGTCAGATAG
- a CDS encoding DNA starvation/stationary phase protection protein, with the protein MGNLNAIGLDTEKTMKLATKLNELLANYSFFYQNTRGYHWNIKGEKFFELHVKFEELYNDLFLKIDEVAERILTLGYTPNHNYTDYAKLSKIEESKHVQDGKKGVEEVLNSFKYIITLQREILDLAGDAGDEGTNALMSDYIREQEKLVWMYSAYLNK; encoded by the coding sequence ATGGGAAATTTAAATGCAATCGGTCTTGACACCGAAAAAACAATGAAACTCGCTACAAAATTGAATGAATTACTTGCTAACTATTCGTTCTTCTACCAAAACACTCGCGGCTATCACTGGAATATCAAAGGTGAAAAATTCTTCGAACTTCACGTAAAATTTGAAGAATTGTACAATGACCTCTTTTTGAAAATTGACGAAGTTGCCGAACGGATTTTGACACTTGGCTATACTCCAAACCATAACTACACAGATTATGCGAAACTATCGAAAATCGAAGAAAGCAAACATGTCCAAGATGGCAAAAAAGGCGTCGAAGAAGTACTGAATTCATTCAAATACATCATCACATTGCAAAGAGAAATTCTCGATTTAGCAGGTGATGCAGGCGACGAAGGCACAAACGCACTGATGAGCGATTATATTCGCGAACAAGAAAAATTAGTTTGGATGTATTCTGCTTATCTGAACAAATAA